The genomic window GCGTTCGAAATCGGTGTGAATGACGCCGGCGGCCTGCGGCGCCTTGGTGCCTTTGGTAATGGTCCAGGCGCGCGCTTCCTTCGGGCCGACCGTGAAATAGGTCACGAGATGCAGAAGGTCGTAGCCGGCGCGGATCAACCGGTCGAGGCCGGCCTCCTTCAGGCCGACGGCTTCGAGATAGTCGGCGCGCTCGTCACGCGAGAGCACGGCGATCTCGGATTCGATCTTGGCGGAAATCACGACCGACACCGCGCCTTCTTCCTTGGCGCGTGCTTCCACCTTGCGCGAGAAGTCGTTGCCGGTTGCGGCTGACGCCTCCTCGACATTGCAGACGTAAAGTACAGGCTTCGCCGTCATCAGGCCGAGCATGGCGAAGGCCTTTTCTTCCTCCGGTTTGCGTTCGACCAGCCGCGCCGGCTTGCCTTCGCGCAGCAAGGGAAGGGTGCGGTTCACCAGATCGAGAAGCTCCCTGGCTTCCTTGTCGTTGCCGCGCGCCTTCTTTTCCAGCGCGTCGACGCGGCGCTCGAGACTGTCCAGATCGGCGAGCATCAGTTCCGTTTCGATGGTCTCGATGTCGGCGATCGGATCGATCTTGCCTTCGACATGGGTGATGTCCGAGTCCTCGAAGCAGCGCACCACATGCGCGATGGCATCGACCTCGCGGATATTGGCGAGGAACTGATTGCCGAGGCCTTCGCCTTTCGAGGCGCCGCGCACAAGGCCGGCGATGTCGACGAAGGTGAGGCGCGTCGGAATGATCTGTTGCGACCCGGCGATGGCCGCGAGCTTGTCGAGCCGCGGATCGGGCACCGCCACTTCGCCGACATTCGGCTCGATGGTGCAGAACGGATAATTCGCCGCCTGCGCCGCCGCCGTCTCGGTGAGTGCATTGAAGAGCGTCGATTTGCCGACATTCGGCAGACCGACGATGCCGCATTTGAATCCCATAACGTCTGTCCGTGCTATTCGCGGGCCGCGCTCTTCGCGTCGTCTGCCGCGTCCTTGTCAAAGCCTTTCGCCGCCATGGCGAGATGAATCTTGTTCTGGAAACTGGAATCCTCGCCGCGCGCCAGCAATTCCGCATTGTCGGCAATGGCGCCGCACATCGTCTCGACCCAGTCGCGTTCGCTCTTGGCGAAATCGGACAGGACATACGAATGCACAATGTCCTTGTTGCCAGGATGGCCGATGCCCATGCGTGCGCGCTTGTAGTCGTTGCCCATATATGCCGTGATGGAACGCAGGCCATTATGGCCAGCATTGCCGCCGCCCACCTTGATGCGCAGCTTGCCCGGCGGCAGATCAAGCTCGTCGTGGAACACGACGATGTCGCCGAGCCCGACCTTGTAGAATTTCGCCGCTTCCGCGACGGCGCGGCCGGATTCATTCATGAAGGTGCCGGGCAGCAGCAGCAGCGCGCGTTCGGAGCCGATATTTCCTTCGGCCGCCACGCCCTGAAAACGCCGACGCCACGGCCCGATGCCGTGGCGTTTGGCGATGGCCTCGACGGCCATAAAGCCGATATTGTGCCGGTTGCCTGCATGGCGGGCGCCCGGATTGCCGAGCCCGACAAGGAGAAGCATGGAATGTCGACGGCGCATTTACGCGCCGCCGCCTCACTTCTTCTCGGCAGCCTTGTCGCCGCCTGCGGCGGCGGCAGGGGCAGCGGCCTTGTCGCCAGCGGCAGGCGCAGCAGCACCCGCAGCGGGCGCGGCAGCGGCGGCAGCAGCGGCCTCGGCAGCAGCGCGGGTTTCTTCCGCGTAGCCGGACGGCGGCACAATGGTCACCAGCGTGATGTCTTCGGTGCCGATCGGCTTGACGCCTTCCGGCAAATGCACATCGCTCAGATGCTTCGAGTAGTTGATCTCAAGGCCCGACACGTCGACCTCGATCGCCTGCGGAATCCTGTCGGGCGGGCAGCGCACCGGCAGCGTATGTGCAACGATGTTGACGGCCCCGCCGCGCTTCACACCCGGCGACTGTTCGGCGCCGATGACGTGGATCGGAATATTGACGCGGATGAGCTGGCCTTCGGCCAACCGCATGAAGTCGACATGGATCGGAACATCTTTCACCGGATCGAGCTGATAGTCGCGCGGAATGACGCGGTGCTTCTTGCCATCCACCTCGATGTCATAAAGGGTGGTGAGGAAGCGCCCGTGATAGATGCGCGTGCGGATTTCAGCGTGGTCCAGCGAGATGTTCAGCGGCGGCTGATTGGCGCCGTAGATCACGGCTGGAGTGCGGCCTGCGCGACGTTCTGCCCGAGCGGCCCCCTTGCCGGCCTTCGGACGCGCGGTCGCCTTCAATTCCCTGACGGTCGACATAGCGATAAGTCCTTCTTTGATCGTGCGAATTTTCGGAAAACGCCGCGGCACGCCTCCAGGGGTGCGGAAGGCCACGGTTGCGCGGGCTTATAGCGGCCCGATCTCGTTCTGACAAGGAAAGGGCCGAAAATGGCGCCATAACCCGCTGTCAGGCGGCAAACGGCCCGTTCAGACGGTGTCGGTTGCCGAGGAGTCCTTGGGCGCCTCTTTGGGCGATTTCTTGCCCCGGCCTTCGGCCTTCGCCTCAAGGGCCTCGATCCGGGCCTTCAGCGCCTCGTTTTCCTCACGAGCGAGGCGCGCCATATCCTTGACCGCCTCGAACTCCTCCCGCTTGACGAGATCCATGTCCCGCATCCAGCGCTCGGCCTGGGTCTTGAACAGGGTGTCGAATTCCCGCCGCACGCCCTGTGCCACGCCTGCGGCGTCATTCATCAACCGCGCGATTTCATCGAAAAACCGACTGCTGGTCTGGGTCATCCTCGTCTCCGCGCCGCCTCGCTGTCGCCCTGGCCAGATATGGCCTGCCGCTGTCGCGCCCGCAAGCGTGGGCTGCCGGTATGGTATCCGCACCTTGACTTCCAGGCTTGCGACCCCGCAAACCGGCTGATCGAAAGCGGGCGGATATGCCATTTCTGACGCTGCCATTTCCCGACATCGACCCGGTGCTGATCAGCATCGGACCGTTCGCGATCCGCTGGTATGCGCTTGCCTATATCGGCGGCATCCTGCTCGGCTGGGTGTATGCGCGCTGGATGATCCGCAAGACTGCTCTCTGGGCCGGCGGCAAGCCGCCGATGACGGTGACCGACTTTGACGACTTCATCGTCTGGGTGACGCTCGGCATCATCCTCGGCGGCCGCACCGGCTACGTCCTGTTCTACAATCCCGCTTACTTTGCCGCGCATCCGTCCGAGATTTTCCAGCTCTGGAACGGCGGCATGTCGTTTCATGGCGGATTTGCCGGTTGCGTGCTGGCGGTGGTGCTGTTCGCCTGGCGACGCAAGATTTCCATTCTCTCGCTCGGCGATCTGACATGCGCCGCCGGTCCGATCGGATTGTTCCTTGGCCGCATCGCCAATTTCGTCAATGGCGAATTGTGGGGCCGGACAACAGACGTTGCGTGGGCCTTTGTCTTTCCGCATGCTGGTCCATTGCCGCGCCATCCAAGTCAGCTCTATGAGGCGACGCTGGAAGGGCTCGTGCTGTTCATCGTGCTGGCCTTGTTCGTGCGCGGCGGCGCGCTGAAACGGCCAGGCCTGATCGTCGGTATCTTTGCCATCGGCTATGCGCTGGCGCGCTCCTTCTGTGAATTGTTTCGCGAACCGGACGCGCAACTCGGCTTCCTGTGGGGCGGACTGACCATGGGCATGCTGCTGTCCATTCCGCTGCTGCTGGCGGGGATCGCCTTCGTGGTTTACGCTTTGCGCCGCTCACGCACGGAATACGCATGACCGACGTCGCCATTTCTCCGATCGAGACTGAATTGCGCCGGCTGATTTCCGTCGCCGGCCCGATGCCGGTCTGGAAATTCATGTCGCTGTGCCTCGGCCATCCGCAGCATGGATATTACGTGACGCAGGATCCCTTCGGCGCGGGCGGCGACTTCATCACGGCGCCGGAGATCAGCCAGATTTTCGGCGAGCTGATCGGCGTGTGGTCGTTGTCGGTCTGGCGCATGATGGGATCGCCGGAGAATGTGCGGCTGGTCGAACTCGGGCCGGGTCGCGGCACCATGATGAAGGACGCGTTGCGTGCGCTGCGCGTCGCGCCCGAATTCCGCAACGCGATTTCGCTGCATCTGGTGGAAGCCAGTCCGGTGCTGGAAAGCATCCAGCGAGACATGCTCGACTCGCAGGAGGTTCCGGTTCTGTGGCACCGGACCTTCGAGGATGTGCCGGATGGTCCATTGATCATCCTGGCCAACGAATTCATCGATGCCTTGCCCGTGCATCAGGCGGTGAAGCAGGCGGATGGATGGCACGAGCGCGTGGTTGGTCTCGACAGCGCCGGGCATTTCGCCTTCGGGATTGCGCCGGACCGCATTCCGCATTTCGAGCGAGTGCTGCCGAAGAGCGCGCGCGATGCGGAGGTCGGCGCCATCTATGAATGGCGTCCGGATGCTTTTGCCTTCGATGTCGCCCGCAAGGTGCGTCATCAGGGGGCGGCGCTGATCATCGATTATGGCCACAGTGAAAGCGGCGTCGGCGACACCTTGCAGGCCATCGGCCGGCATCAATATGCCGACGTCCTGAAAACGCCGGGCCGCGTCGACATCACGGCGCATGTCGATTTCCAGGCTTTCGGGCTCGCCGCGGAGAGCATGGGCGCGAGCGTGCAGGGACCTCTGACGCAAGGTGAATTCCTGCGCCGCATCGGCATCGAGTTGCGCGCGCAGGGGCTCAAGGCCAGCGCGTCGCCGCAGCAGGCGGCCGATATCGATTCGGCGGTGGCGAGACTGACGCAGACCGGCCCCACCGGCATGGGCGAGTTGTTCAAGGTGATGGCGATCGCCGATCCCCGGCTTGGAAAGCTGCCGGGTTTTGAGGCGTGAGGCGATGCTCACGGCGCCGTCCCTCTCATCCTTGCGCGGCATCCGCCACGCATTCTTCACGCGCGAGGGCGGCGTCTCGCAGGGTGTTTATGCGAGCCTGAACGGCGGCGTTGGTTCAAGCGACGATGCCGCGCATGTTGCGGAAAATCGCAGGCGCATGGCGCGCTCTCTCAACGTCGACGGCGACCAGCTTGCCACCGTCCATCAAATTCATTCGCCGGATGTGGTCGTTGCCGAGACAGTGTGGAGCGTGGAGACGCGTCCGCGCGCCGATGCCATCGTCACGCGAACGCCCGGCCTCGCGATCGGCGTCACGACGGCCGATTGCGGACCGGTTCTGTTTGCCGAGCCGAAGGCGCAGGTGATCGGCGCGGCGCATGCCGGGTGGCGTGGTGCGCTGACCGGGGTGCTCGACGCCACGATTGCCGTGATGGAGCAGTTCGGCGCCAATCGCGACCGCATTCATGTCGCACTGGGACCGATGATCCGGCAAGGCAATTACGAGGTCGGTCCGGAATTTGTGCAGACTTTCTGCGAACAGGACCCGGCCAATAGCCGCTTCTTTCAGGACGCGGAGCGGGAAGGGCACGCGTTGTTCGATCTGGCCGGCTATATCGCCGCGCGGTTGCGGCGGGCGGGGATCTACCGGATCGATGATATCGGCTTTTGCACCTATGCAGAGCCCGACCGGTTCTATAGCTATCGCCGTTCCGTGCATCGGGGCGAGCCGGATTATGGCCGCCATATCAACGCGATCGTCCTGCGCGACTGACGTTCGCTGCGCCGCGCCCTCGCGGCTGGACCGGACGGCAAAATACCGCTACCCCTAATCCCGCCGATCAAAGGACCAGAGAGTCCGGACCTTGGCACGGGGGTTTCATGCAGCGTGGTGCGGCAGGCGTCTTGGCGCGCGGCTTGGCAATCGGCGTTCTCGCCGTTTGGGTTTCGGCTTGCGTGACCGATGGTCAGCGCACCGGAACGGTGCAGACCGGTCAGCGTCCCAGCGTCGCCTTTGAGTCCATCGACGGGGCTCCGCCGGCGGTTTTCCAGAAGCTCGTGCAAAAGCTGAATGACGAGGCCAACGCCCGGCATGTGCCGGTGGTGACGCGCGAAGGTTATGCTCCATATCGTATCCGCGGATATGTCGCAGCGAGCGTCGTAAAAAAACAGACCGTGGTGTCGTGGGTGTGGGACGTCTATGACGGCGAGACGCGCCGCGCCGCCCGGCTGACCGGCGAGGAAAAGGCGGGCCCCGCGGGCAGTGACGCATGGAATGCCGCCAACAACGACGCGGTTTTGGCACGTGTGGCGCGCAGCGGGATGGAGCAACTCGCCGCATTTCTCGGAGGGCCCGCGGCCCCTGCGGCCGCGCCAGCTCCGACGCCGGCCGGACCTGCGGAAGACCGTCAGCTGACCGTTGCGGCGGCCGACGATGTCCGCCCGGAAACGCTTGGCATTTTCCGGCTTTCCGCCGCGTCTCAGGGTCAGGATGTGGCCGCCACCGGGGCCATCCCCGCTGAATCTCGGGCGCCCTTGCCGCCGCGCCGGCCAAGCGGCGCACCGCAGCAGGTGGCCGCCGCCCGAGCCTTCTGAAGGCGTGGGACAGCCTTCCAAAAAGCTTAAGGATACGGTCTTTCGTATATTGCGCTTGCCGCGCGCGGCTTGTTATCACGACGCCGCCTGTGATCGATCCCGCGTCTCCCAGGGCGGGCTTACGCGGGCAGGGCAAGCGACCCAATCCATCAGCCCGATCCCTTTGTAGAGTGACCAGCGAGGAGACGATGGCCAAGAACGGGGCAATCAAGCTCGTCGCCGGCAATTCCAATCCCGTGCTTGCGTCCGAGATCGCCGATTATCTGCGCACGCCGATGACCAAGGCGGTGGTCCGGCGTTTCGCAGACATGGAAATCTTCGTCGAGATTCAGGAGAATGTTCGCGGCGCGGATGTGTTCGTGATCCAGTCGACGTCGTTTCCCGCCAACGATCATCTGATGGAATTGCTGATCATTATAGATGCCCTGCGCCGCGCCTCCGCGCGCCGCATCACGGCGGTGATTCCGTATTTCGGTTACTCGCGGCAAGACCGCAAACCCGGACCGCGCACGCCGATCTCGGCCAAGCTCGTCGCCAACCTGATCACGCATGCCGGCGCCAATCGCGTCATGACGCTTGATCTGCATGCCGGACAGATCCAGGGCTTCTTCGATATTCCGACCGACAACCTATACGCATCGCCGGTCATGGTGCGCGACATCAAGGAGCGCTTCGACCTGAAGAAGCTGATGGTAGTGTCCCCCGACGTCGGCGGTGTGGTGCGAGCGCGCGGTCTTGCCAAGCGCATCAATGCACCGCTCGCCATCATCGACAAGCGGCGGGAACGCGCCGGCGAGTCGGAAGTGATGAACGTCATCGGCGAGCCGAAGGGCCATGTCTGCATTCTGGTGGACGACATCGTGGATTCCGGCGGCACGCTGGTGAACGCCGCGGACGCGCTGCTGGCGCAGGGCGCGAGCGAGGTCTACGCCTATATCAGTCACGGGGTTCTCTCGGGCGGCGCCGTGGCGCGCGTGACCAAGTCACGGCTGAAGGAACTGGTTATCACCGACTCCATTCAGGCCACCAAGGACGTCAAGGACGCGCACAATATCCGCGTGCTGCCGATCGCCCAGTTGATCGGCGAAGCGATCGGCCGCACCGCGTCGGAAGAGTCGGTGTCGAGCCTGTTCGACTGACCTCCCCGGTCGTTACCGCGAAGGCAGGGAACCTATAGCCACCGTCTTCTCAGCAGGCTGAGTAGCTTTGCCGCGTGCAACATGCACGTTCGCGATTATGGGCGCCCCCTATGCGGGGCGATCAGGAAGGATGCATCCCCGAGTCAACTTGTCGCAGTGTCCTTTGTGGACGGCGAGTCTTGCCGCGTTGCGCGGATTCCAAGAATCCACGACTTGTTCTCACAAGCTGAATTCACACTTTGTTGCGCGGAATCGGTGCGGGTATAGTCGGTGTGCAAGTGATTCGTTTTCCAGCGGTCAACCCGCTGGTTGCGTTCCGTCCTGCGTCACAAAGCAGCGTCCCTGAGTAAGACATCCCCCGTCGGGGAAGTAGTTTGCCTCGTCCGCCAGTTGCGGCACGGGGCATGGCGGGCCTCGCAAGCGGCGGATGACCACATCATGTCCCTGACTGAACTTTCCGATTCCCTTCGTCTCAATCCTCTCGATGCCGTCGAGCGCCTTGCCGCAGTCAATGACTGGAGCTTCGAGCGTTCCGGCGACGACGAGATCAATATTCTCATCAAGGGCCGCTGGAGTGACTACCAGGTCTCGTTCACCTGGATGGACGAGCTGGAGGCGCTGCATCTCGCCTGCGCTTTCGATCTGAAAGTGCCGGAGCGGCGTTGCGCCGAGGTGCAGAAGCTGATCGCGCATATGAACGAGCAGATGTGGATCGGCCATTTCGATCTTTGGCCCAATGACGGTCTGGTGATGTTCCGTCACGCGCTGGTGCTGGCAGGCGGCATTGAGGCGTCCGGCGAGCAATGCCAGGCTGTGCTCAGCACTGCGCTGGACGCTTGCGAGCGCTATTTTCCGGCTTTTCAGTTCGTGCTCTGGGCCGGCAAGCCCGCGCGTGAGGCGCTGGACGCGGCGATGTTCGAGACCTCAGGCGAGGCGTAGTATTTCTCTCTGGTTGTTCCCCGCACTCGACCTCGGGATTAGCCGAGATCGTATCCTTAGTGCGCAAGTCGGCTAGAGCCGACTTGCGATGGGGAACCCGTAAACACAATGCGCAACGTTTCGCGCAGTCATGCCATAATTCCATCTTGGTTACTTGGATCGTCCGCTTCCTGCCGGCGATGGCACTGAGAGTAATGCTATGACAACACCTAACACCTCCCTCAAAGGCATCGGCCCGGTTGCACTGGTGGGTGCCGGGAAGATGGGCGGCGCCATGCTGGAAGGCTGGCTGGCGCTCGGGCTGGAATCGGCACAGGCCCTGGTGATCGACCCGGCTCCCTCACCGGAGATTTCGGTGCTCGCGGGGCGCGGCGTTGTGATCAATCCACCGCGGCATCCCACGCCGAAAGCGCAGGTGGTCGTTGTTGCCGTGAAGCCGCAGGTGGCGACGATGGTGCTGCCGAACGTCGCGCCGCTTGTCGGCGACGACACGGTGATCGTGTCGGTCATGGCCGGCAAGACGCTGGCTTTTCTGGAAGCGGCGCTGCCCGGCGCAGCAATTGTGCGCGCCATGCCGAACACGCCGGCAGCCATCGGACGCGGCATCACCGTCGCCGTGGCCAACAAGAAGGTGACGACGGCGCAAAAAAAGCTCGCGCACGATCTGCTGGCAGCGACTGGCGCGGTGGAATGGATCGATGACGAGGCGCTGATGGATGCGGTGACGGCGGTCTCCGGTTCCGGCCCCGCCTATATCTTCCACCTGACGGAAGCGCTGGCCAAGGCCGGCGTCGTCGCCGGTCTGCCGCCGCAACTCGCCGAGACGCTGGCGCGCGCGACGGTTGCGGGCTCCGGCGAATTGCTGCACCGCTCGCCGC from Pseudorhodoplanes sp. includes these protein-coding regions:
- the ychF gene encoding redox-regulated ATPase YchF, which gives rise to MGFKCGIVGLPNVGKSTLFNALTETAAAQAANYPFCTIEPNVGEVAVPDPRLDKLAAIAGSQQIIPTRLTFVDIAGLVRGASKGEGLGNQFLANIREVDAIAHVVRCFEDSDITHVEGKIDPIADIETIETELMLADLDSLERRVDALEKKARGNDKEARELLDLVNRTLPLLREGKPARLVERKPEEEKAFAMLGLMTAKPVLYVCNVEEASAATGNDFSRKVEARAKEEGAVSVVISAKIESEIAVLSRDERADYLEAVGLKEAGLDRLIRAGYDLLHLVTYFTVGPKEARAWTITKGTKAPQAAGVIHTDFERGFIRAETIAYDDYIGLGGEAGARDAGKLRLEGKDYVVADGDVMHFRFAT
- the proC gene encoding pyrroline-5-carboxylate reductase, which produces MTTPNTSLKGIGPVALVGAGKMGGAMLEGWLALGLESAQALVIDPAPSPEISVLAGRGVVINPPRHPTPKAQVVVVAVKPQVATMVLPNVAPLVGDDTVIVSVMAGKTLAFLEAALPGAAIVRAMPNTPAAIGRGITVAVANKKVTTAQKKLAHDLLAATGAVEWIDDEALMDAVTAVSGSGPAYIFHLTEALAKAGVVAGLPPQLAETLARATVAGSGELLHRSPHHPAILRQNVTSPGGTTAAALNVLMAPDGLEALMTRAVEAATKRSRELAG
- the lgt gene encoding prolipoprotein diacylglyceryl transferase, which gives rise to MPFLTLPFPDIDPVLISIGPFAIRWYALAYIGGILLGWVYARWMIRKTALWAGGKPPMTVTDFDDFIVWVTLGIILGGRTGYVLFYNPAYFAAHPSEIFQLWNGGMSFHGGFAGCVLAVVLFAWRRKISILSLGDLTCAAGPIGLFLGRIANFVNGELWGRTTDVAWAFVFPHAGPLPRHPSQLYEATLEGLVLFIVLALFVRGGALKRPGLIVGIFAIGYALARSFCELFREPDAQLGFLWGGLTMGMLLSIPLLLAGIAFVVYALRRSRTEYA
- a CDS encoding accessory factor UbiK family protein; its protein translation is MTQTSSRFFDEIARLMNDAAGVAQGVRREFDTLFKTQAERWMRDMDLVKREEFEAVKDMARLAREENEALKARIEALEAKAEGRGKKSPKEAPKDSSATDTV
- the pth gene encoding aminoacyl-tRNA hydrolase encodes the protein MLLLVGLGNPGARHAGNRHNIGFMAVEAIAKRHGIGPWRRRFQGVAAEGNIGSERALLLLPGTFMNESGRAVAEAAKFYKVGLGDIVVFHDELDLPPGKLRIKVGGGNAGHNGLRSITAYMGNDYKRARMGIGHPGNKDIVHSYVLSDFAKSERDWVETMCGAIADNAELLARGEDSSFQNKIHLAMAAKGFDKDAADDAKSAARE
- a CDS encoding YbjN domain-containing protein, whose amino-acid sequence is MSLTELSDSLRLNPLDAVERLAAVNDWSFERSGDDEINILIKGRWSDYQVSFTWMDELEALHLACAFDLKVPERRCAEVQKLIAHMNEQMWIGHFDLWPNDGLVMFRHALVLAGGIEASGEQCQAVLSTALDACERYFPAFQFVLWAGKPAREALDAAMFETSGEA
- a CDS encoding ribose-phosphate pyrophosphokinase produces the protein MAKNGAIKLVAGNSNPVLASEIADYLRTPMTKAVVRRFADMEIFVEIQENVRGADVFVIQSTSFPANDHLMELLIIIDALRRASARRITAVIPYFGYSRQDRKPGPRTPISAKLVANLITHAGANRVMTLDLHAGQIQGFFDIPTDNLYASPVMVRDIKERFDLKKLMVVSPDVGGVVRARGLAKRINAPLAIIDKRRERAGESEVMNVIGEPKGHVCILVDDIVDSGGTLVNAADALLAQGASEVYAYISHGVLSGGAVARVTKSRLKELVITDSIQATKDVKDAHNIRVLPIAQLIGEAIGRTASEESVSSLFD
- a CDS encoding SAM-dependent methyltransferase; this encodes MTDVAISPIETELRRLISVAGPMPVWKFMSLCLGHPQHGYYVTQDPFGAGGDFITAPEISQIFGELIGVWSLSVWRMMGSPENVRLVELGPGRGTMMKDALRALRVAPEFRNAISLHLVEASPVLESIQRDMLDSQEVPVLWHRTFEDVPDGPLIILANEFIDALPVHQAVKQADGWHERVVGLDSAGHFAFGIAPDRIPHFERVLPKSARDAEVGAIYEWRPDAFAFDVARKVRHQGAALIIDYGHSESGVGDTLQAIGRHQYADVLKTPGRVDITAHVDFQAFGLAAESMGASVQGPLTQGEFLRRIGIELRAQGLKASASPQQAADIDSAVARLTQTGPTGMGELFKVMAIADPRLGKLPGFEA
- a CDS encoding 50S ribosomal protein L25/general stress protein Ctc, with protein sequence MSTVRELKATARPKAGKGAARAERRAGRTPAVIYGANQPPLNISLDHAEIRTRIYHGRFLTTLYDIEVDGKKHRVIPRDYQLDPVKDVPIHVDFMRLAEGQLIRVNIPIHVIGAEQSPGVKRGGAVNIVAHTLPVRCPPDRIPQAIEVDVSGLEINYSKHLSDVHLPEGVKPIGTEDITLVTIVPPSGYAEETRAAAEAAAAAAAAPAAGAAAPAAGDKAAAPAAAAGGDKAAEKK
- the pgeF gene encoding peptidoglycan editing factor PgeF, which produces MLTAPSLSSLRGIRHAFFTREGGVSQGVYASLNGGVGSSDDAAHVAENRRRMARSLNVDGDQLATVHQIHSPDVVVAETVWSVETRPRADAIVTRTPGLAIGVTTADCGPVLFAEPKAQVIGAAHAGWRGALTGVLDATIAVMEQFGANRDRIHVALGPMIRQGNYEVGPEFVQTFCEQDPANSRFFQDAEREGHALFDLAGYIAARLRRAGIYRIDDIGFCTYAEPDRFYSYRRSVHRGEPDYGRHINAIVLRD